From Frateuria aurantia DSM 6220, one genomic window encodes:
- the cobD gene encoding threonine-phosphate decarboxylase CobD — protein MLEHGGRLQRAALEYGRPLDEWLDLSTGITPFAWPPVPIPDRVWQRLPEDEDGLEQVAATYYCAPQVLAVAGSQAAIQVLPRLRGCSRVGVIAPGYQEHAHAWRQAGHQVVAASADQLLASVDAYDVLVLIHPNNPGGEHFSPQQLLDLHRQLAARGGWLVVDEAFMDPDPSSSVAAHTSEGGLIVLRSLGKFFGLAGARAGFLCAEPGLLARARELLGPWTLSGPSRYLAAAALADHGWQATARTWLAQAGRQLQVVLQAHGLESRGCSLFRWCRTDQAAALHQALARRGILVRLFAEPASLRFGLPPDAAGLQRLDQALAESLRERVDAG, from the coding sequence GGATCACGCCTTTCGCCTGGCCGCCGGTGCCGATTCCAGACCGGGTCTGGCAGCGATTGCCCGAAGACGAGGACGGACTGGAGCAGGTGGCGGCCACGTATTACTGCGCGCCCCAGGTGCTGGCGGTGGCCGGTTCGCAGGCGGCCATCCAGGTGCTGCCGCGCTTGCGGGGATGCTCCCGTGTCGGCGTGATCGCGCCCGGTTATCAGGAGCATGCCCATGCCTGGCGCCAGGCCGGTCATCAGGTGGTTGCCGCTTCGGCGGATCAGCTGCTGGCGTCGGTGGACGCCTACGATGTGCTGGTGCTGATCCATCCCAACAATCCCGGTGGCGAACATTTCAGTCCGCAGCAGTTGCTGGATCTGCATCGACAGCTGGCGGCAAGGGGGGGCTGGCTGGTGGTCGACGAGGCCTTCATGGATCCGGATCCGTCATCCAGCGTGGCCGCCCATACGTCTGAAGGCGGTTTGATTGTCCTGCGTTCCTTGGGCAAGTTCTTCGGTCTGGCCGGGGCCCGGGCCGGATTCCTTTGCGCCGAGCCCGGCCTGCTGGCACGGGCCCGGGAGTTGCTGGGTCCCTGGACCCTGAGCGGCCCCAGCCGCTATCTGGCGGCCGCGGCCCTGGCCGACCATGGCTGGCAGGCTACGGCACGCACTTGGCTGGCGCAGGCCGGCCGTCAATTGCAGGTCGTGCTGCAGGCGCATGGGCTGGAAAGCCGGGGCTGCTCCCTGTTCCGCTGGTGCCGGACCGATCAGGCGGCCGCCCTGCATCAGGCCCTGGCGCGGCGGGGCATTCTGGTGCGGCTGTTTGCGGAGCCGGCCAGCCTGCGCTTCGGCCTGCCGCCGGATGCCGCCGGTCTGCAACGACTGGATCAGGCACTGGCCGAGTCGCTGCGGGAGCGGGTCGATGCAGGCTAG
- a CDS encoding cobyric acid synthase, with the protein MQARVLMVQGCTSDAGKSTLVAALGRWARRRGVRTAPFKPQNMALNSAVTIDGGEIGRAQALQAQACGIPAETDFNPVLLKPNTDQGSQVIIHGVAVGNMSALEYHDYKRVAREAVLASHARLAERFQVVLVEGAGSPAEINLRQNDIANMGFAEAVDCPVLLVADIDRGGVFAHLVGTLALLSSSERDRVAGLVINRFRGDPALLQPGVDWLQRETGKPVLGVLPYLQGLQLEAEDGLSRGASTSPAGARLRVVVPLLPRLSNHTDFDALRAHPEVELVFVGAGEAVPACDLLVLPGSKSTRSDLGWLQAQGWPAAIQRHLRYGGKLLGICGGLQMLGQWIEDPHGLEGPAGRSAGLGWLEFETILEHDKLLREVSGRMEAAGTEVRGYEIHCGRSHGTALARPFCRLADGRLDGACSEDGQIRATYLHGVFDHPPALAALLAWAGLEQAAALDLPALREVSLERLADMIEEHMDTDALVSLLGLPA; encoded by the coding sequence ATGCAGGCTAGAGTGCTTATGGTGCAAGGCTGCACCTCCGATGCCGGCAAGAGCACCCTGGTCGCGGCACTGGGGCGCTGGGCACGGAGGCGCGGCGTCAGGACGGCACCGTTCAAGCCGCAGAACATGGCCCTGAATTCGGCGGTCACCATCGACGGCGGCGAGATCGGGCGGGCCCAAGCCTTGCAGGCCCAGGCCTGCGGGATTCCTGCCGAGACGGATTTCAACCCGGTACTGCTGAAGCCCAATACCGACCAGGGCTCGCAGGTCATCATCCATGGCGTGGCGGTCGGCAACATGTCGGCCCTCGAATATCACGACTACAAGCGGGTCGCCCGCGAGGCGGTGCTGGCATCCCATGCACGTCTGGCCGAGCGCTTCCAGGTCGTGCTGGTCGAAGGCGCGGGCAGTCCGGCCGAGATCAATCTGCGCCAGAACGACATTGCCAACATGGGATTTGCCGAGGCCGTGGACTGCCCGGTGTTGCTGGTGGCCGATATTGATCGCGGTGGAGTCTTTGCCCATCTGGTCGGCACTCTGGCCTTGCTCTCGTCCAGCGAGCGCGATCGGGTGGCGGGTCTGGTGATCAACCGCTTTCGGGGCGATCCGGCCCTGCTGCAGCCGGGCGTTGACTGGCTGCAGCGTGAAACCGGCAAGCCGGTACTCGGTGTGCTGCCCTATCTGCAGGGGCTGCAGCTGGAGGCCGAAGACGGATTGAGCCGTGGCGCGTCGACATCCCCCGCGGGGGCTCGTCTGCGCGTGGTGGTGCCGCTGCTGCCCAGACTCAGCAACCATACCGATTTCGATGCCTTGCGTGCCCATCCCGAGGTGGAGCTGGTCTTTGTCGGGGCAGGCGAGGCGGTACCGGCCTGTGACCTGCTTGTCCTGCCCGGCTCCAAGTCCACGCGCAGCGATCTGGGCTGGCTGCAGGCACAGGGCTGGCCGGCGGCGATCCAGCGGCATCTGCGCTACGGTGGCAAACTGCTCGGTATCTGTGGCGGCCTGCAGATGCTGGGCCAGTGGATCGAGGACCCGCACGGGCTGGAGGGGCCTGCCGGGCGCAGTGCAGGCCTGGGCTGGCTGGAATTTGAAACGATCCTGGAGCATGACAAGCTGCTGCGCGAGGTCAGCGGCCGGATGGAGGCGGCGGGTACCGAGGTGCGGGGCTACGAGATTCATTGCGGTCGCAGCCACGGGACTGCGCTGGCACGGCCGTTCTGTCGCCTGGCCGACGGCCGGCTGGACGGGGCCTGCAGCGAGGACGGACAGATACGCGCCACGTATCTGCACGGCGTGTTTGATCATCCGCCCGCACTGGCCGCCCTGCTGGCCTGGGCGGGGCTGGAGCAGGCGGCCGCGCTGGATCTGCCCGCGTTGCGCGAAGTCTCGCTGGAACGTCTGGCCGACATGATCGAGGAGCATATGGATACCGATGCGCTGGTTTCGCTGCTGGGACTGCCGGCATGA
- the cobU gene encoding bifunctional adenosylcobinamide kinase/adenosylcobinamide-phosphate guanylyltransferase, translating to MSRRLILGGARSGKSAWAEAQAAAQTAPVTYIATAEAHDEGMRQRIELHRQRRPATWACVEEPLALAGRLREVASQSGVILVDCLTLWLTNLLCHPDPQRLSLEREALIEILPKLPGEIILVSTEVGLGVVPMGELSRRFVDEAGSLHQRLAVVCEQVVFVAAGLPLAMKGQLQ from the coding sequence ATGAGCCGGCGTCTGATCCTGGGGGGCGCGCGTTCCGGCAAGAGTGCCTGGGCCGAGGCGCAGGCCGCGGCCCAGACGGCTCCGGTCACCTATATCGCCACCGCCGAGGCGCATGACGAGGGCATGCGCCAGCGGATCGAGTTGCATCGTCAACGCCGGCCGGCGACCTGGGCCTGCGTCGAAGAGCCCTTGGCGCTGGCCGGTCGGCTGCGTGAAGTGGCAAGCCAGAGCGGTGTTATTCTGGTGGACTGCCTGACCCTGTGGCTGACCAATCTGCTCTGTCATCCCGATCCGCAGCGCCTGAGTCTGGAGCGCGAAGCCTTGATCGAGATCCTGCCCAAGCTGCCGGGCGAAATCATTCTGGTCAGTACCGAGGTCGGGCTGGGCGTGGTGCCGATGGGCGAGCTCAGTCGTCGCTTTGTCGACGAGGCCGGCAGTCTGCATCAACGCCTGGCCGTGGTATGCGAACAAGTGGTATTTGTGGCGGCCGGCCTGCCGCTGGCCATGAAAGGACAACTGCAATGA
- the cobT gene encoding nicotinate-nucleotide--dimethylbenzimidazole phosphoribosyltransferase, translated as MTSWYLRACAQPHAEAAAAARQRQAQLTKPAGSLGRLETLAIELAGMQGRALPAVDAVWITVFAADHGVAAAGVSAYPQAVTGEMLRNFAHGGAAIAVLAAAQQAELEVVNLGVVNDPGELPGVRREIIAASTASFLSDAAMHDEQLEAALASGQRSVERARAGGAQLLICGEMGIGNTTSAAALGCALLAESPEHLSGRGTGVDDAGLRRKIEAIRKALDFHAGAHDAREWLRRLGGFELAAMTGAYIAAAQQRLPILVDGFVTTAAALAAVKIQPSVRPWLLFSHRSQEAGHARLLAAMDAQPLLDLGLRLGEASGAATALPLLRLACALHANMATFAEAGVSEA; from the coding sequence ATGACATCGTGGTATCTCCGTGCTTGCGCACAGCCCCATGCGGAGGCCGCCGCGGCGGCCAGGCAGCGGCAGGCGCAGCTTACCAAGCCGGCCGGCTCGCTGGGCCGGCTGGAAACGCTGGCCATCGAGCTGGCCGGCATGCAGGGCCGTGCCTTGCCGGCCGTGGACGCGGTCTGGATCACGGTGTTTGCCGCCGATCACGGGGTCGCGGCCGCGGGGGTTTCGGCCTATCCGCAGGCGGTGACGGGCGAGATGCTGCGCAACTTCGCCCACGGAGGGGCGGCGATCGCCGTGCTGGCGGCCGCACAGCAGGCCGAGCTTGAGGTGGTGAATCTGGGCGTGGTCAATGATCCAGGCGAGCTGCCTGGCGTCCGCCGTGAAATCATCGCGGCTTCCACGGCGTCGTTTCTGTCGGATGCGGCCATGCACGACGAGCAGCTGGAGGCGGCACTGGCGTCAGGGCAGCGCAGTGTCGAGCGAGCCCGTGCCGGCGGTGCCCAGCTGCTGATCTGCGGTGAAATGGGGATCGGCAATACCACGTCCGCCGCAGCGCTGGGTTGCGCGCTGCTGGCCGAGTCGCCTGAGCATCTGAGCGGACGCGGCACCGGGGTCGATGATGCCGGCCTGCGCCGCAAGATCGAGGCCATCCGGAAGGCTTTGGATTTCCATGCGGGCGCGCATGATGCCAGAGAGTGGCTGCGTCGGCTCGGGGGCTTCGAGCTGGCCGCGATGACGGGGGCCTATATCGCCGCAGCCCAGCAAAGGCTTCCCATTCTGGTCGATGGTTTCGTGACCACCGCCGCGGCGCTGGCCGCCGTGAAGATCCAGCCTTCCGTCCGGCCCTGGCTGTTGTTCTCGCATCGCTCGCAAGAAGCCGGGCATGCCCGTCTGCTGGCGGCCATGGATGCCCAGCCGCTGCTGGATCTGGGGCTGCGCCTGGGCGAGGCCAGCGGAGCAGCCACGGCCTTGCCCCTGCTGCGGCTGGCCTGCGCCTTGCATGCAAACATGGCCACTTTTGCCGAAGCGGGAGTCTCCGAAGCATGA
- a CDS encoding histidine phosphatase family protein, producing MSITLLRHGDTGQRSYRGQLDDPLSELGWQQLRQAVQGGRWDRVVSSSMRRCAEFATELSARRQLPLRLEPGLMEYHFGDWQGVPIETIAEQDPKGLEAFWADPVRHPPPGAETFEAFHQRASLALDRIAQEHPSESVLVITHGGVIRILRCQAEGRSFGEMANTEVHHASLHPLSWMPATA from the coding sequence ATGAGCATTACCTTGTTGAGACATGGCGACACCGGTCAACGCAGTTATCGCGGGCAACTGGATGATCCGCTCAGCGAGCTGGGCTGGCAGCAGCTGCGTCAGGCCGTGCAGGGCGGCCGCTGGGACCGGGTGGTGTCCTCCTCGATGCGCCGCTGTGCCGAATTCGCCACCGAGCTGAGCGCCCGGCGCCAGCTGCCGCTGCGACTGGAACCCGGTCTGATGGAATATCATTTCGGTGACTGGCAGGGCGTGCCCATCGAAACCATCGCCGAACAGGATCCGAAAGGTCTGGAGGCCTTCTGGGCCGATCCGGTACGGCATCCGCCGCCCGGTGCGGAAACCTTCGAGGCTTTTCATCAGCGGGCTTCGCTGGCGCTGGATCGCATCGCACAGGAGCATCCGTCCGAAAGCGTGCTGGTGATCACCCATGGCGGGGTGATCCGGATCCTGCGCTGTCAGGCCGAAGGCCGCTCGTTCGGGGAAATGGCCAATACCGAGGTCCATCATGCCTCCCTGCATCCGCTGTCCTGGATGCCGGCCACGGCATGA
- a CDS encoding adenosylcobinamide-GDP ribazoletransferase, whose amino-acid sequence MMRGLLYAIGFLTRIPVPVSVFEDTRARRLSVLAYPLVGLLLGVILAGLGLLLEDHDDLLASALILVVWVGLTGGLHLDGLADSADAWIGGLGERTRTLDIMKDPRCGPSAVVAVVLLLLTKLAALQAMPGPLRMPALLLAPLLGRTALTALLASTPYARAAGLASDLDGSGRAPWLVMAAALLASLLAGVDGLLASVAAATVFGVWRQAGMRRLGGYTGDTAGAMAEMVELAVLVVMALRLG is encoded by the coding sequence ATGATGCGCGGCCTGCTGTATGCCATCGGCTTTCTGACCCGGATTCCGGTGCCGGTCTCGGTCTTCGAAGATACCCGGGCACGCCGCCTGTCGGTGCTGGCCTATCCGCTGGTCGGCCTGTTGCTGGGGGTGATCCTGGCCGGACTGGGCCTGTTGCTGGAAGACCATGATGATCTGCTGGCCTCGGCGCTGATTCTGGTGGTCTGGGTCGGGCTTACCGGCGGGCTGCATCTGGACGGACTGGCGGACAGCGCCGATGCCTGGATCGGGGGTCTGGGCGAGCGGACGCGTACGTTGGACATCATGAAAGACCCCCGCTGCGGACCCTCGGCGGTGGTGGCCGTGGTGCTGTTGCTGCTGACCAAACTGGCCGCGCTGCAGGCAATGCCGGGGCCGCTGCGCATGCCGGCCTTGCTGCTGGCACCCTTGCTGGGCCGCACGGCGCTGACGGCACTGCTGGCTTCCACGCCTTACGCTCGTGCCGCAGGGCTGGCCAGCGATCTGGACGGATCAGGGCGAGCCCCCTGGCTGGTCATGGCGGCGGCCTTGCTGGCCAGCTTGCTGGCCGGTGTCGATGGGTTGCTGGCGTCTGTGGCCGCGGCCACGGTGTTCGGCGTATGGCGACAGGCCGGCATGCGCCGGCTCGGCGGCTACACCGGTGACACCGCCGGCGCCATGGCCGAGATGGTGGAGCTGGCGGTGCTGGTCGTCATGGCCTTGCGACTGGGCTGA
- the bluB gene encoding 5,6-dimethylbenzimidazole synthase, with protein MAEPFSDIERAAVYKAIHERRDMRHFLPDPIAPEILQRLLLAAHHAPSVGFMQPWRVIRITDPALRSALAAIVEQERLATAEALGERGNAFMKLKVEGLRECGELLVMSLMDGREAHVFGRRTLPEMDLASVSCAIQNLWLAARAEGLGMGWVSLFDVDAVRRLLGIPAGAKPVALLCLGHVETFYPSPMLQQEGWRQRMDLQDCLSENGWGL; from the coding sequence ATGGCCGAGCCTTTTAGCGATATCGAGCGTGCCGCGGTCTACAAGGCGATCCATGAACGCCGCGACATGCGCCACTTTCTGCCCGACCCGATAGCCCCCGAGATCCTGCAGCGCCTGCTGCTGGCGGCCCACCATGCGCCCAGCGTCGGCTTCATGCAGCCCTGGCGGGTAATCCGGATCACCGATCCGGCACTGCGCAGCGCCCTCGCCGCCATCGTGGAGCAGGAGCGGCTGGCCACCGCCGAGGCACTGGGCGAGCGCGGCAATGCCTTTATGAAACTCAAGGTGGAAGGCCTGCGCGAGTGCGGCGAACTGCTGGTGATGAGTCTGATGGACGGCCGTGAAGCGCATGTCTTCGGCCGCCGCACCCTGCCCGAGATGGATCTGGCCTCGGTATCGTGCGCGATCCAGAACCTGTGGCTGGCCGCTCGCGCCGAAGGTCTCGGCATGGGCTGGGTCTCGCTGTTCGATGTCGATGCGGTGCGCCGCCTGCTGGGTATTCCGGCCGGCGCGAAGCCGGTGGCCCTGCTCTGTCTGGGCCATGTCGAGACCTTCTATCCCTCGCCGATGCTGCAGCAGGAGGGCTGGCGCCAGCGCATGGATCTGCAGGACTGCCTCAGCGAGAACGGCTGGGGTCTCTGA
- a CDS encoding cobyrinate a,c-diamide synthase, translating to MPDCPALLITAPGSGHGKTTVTAALARWHRRAGRRVQVFKTGPDYLDPMVLERASGRAVYSLDLWMTGAKECARLLARAAAEVDLILIEGVMGLHDGTPSSADLALHFDLPVLPVIQAKGMAQTFGALALGLARYREGLRMHGVLANRVGSVTHAAMLRESLPDGIPWLGQLPADTGFELAERHLGLRQAGEIEDLDARLDRAADALDGQAITRLPPATTFSAPPANPLPHDLAGHRIAIARDTAFAFIYPANLDLLRALGAELLFFSPLADESVPADADALYLPGGYPELHATVLATNNCSATSIRAFVASGKPVLAECGGMLYLLEELQDLQGRHHPMLGLLPGKAVMQNRLAALGLQQLDTALGPLRGHCFHYSRISTPLPPWCQARHASRNRDGEAVYRHGAITASYMHGYWPSNPQLMTAIFHGRAF from the coding sequence ATGCCGGACTGCCCCGCCCTGCTGATCACCGCACCCGGTTCCGGTCATGGCAAGACCACGGTCACGGCAGCGCTGGCCCGCTGGCACCGGCGTGCCGGTCGGCGGGTGCAGGTGTTCAAGACCGGCCCGGATTATCTCGATCCGATGGTGCTGGAGCGTGCCAGCGGCCGTGCCGTGTATTCGCTGGATTTGTGGATGACAGGTGCCAAGGAATGCGCCCGCCTGCTGGCCAGGGCCGCCGCCGAGGTCGACCTGATCCTGATCGAAGGCGTGATGGGCTTGCATGACGGCACGCCCAGCAGTGCCGACCTGGCCCTGCACTTCGATCTGCCGGTGCTGCCGGTCATCCAGGCCAAGGGCATGGCCCAGACCTTCGGGGCGCTGGCTCTGGGTCTGGCCCGCTACCGTGAAGGACTGCGCATGCATGGCGTACTGGCCAATCGCGTTGGCTCCGTCACCCATGCCGCGATGCTGCGCGAATCCCTGCCCGATGGCATCCCCTGGCTGGGCCAGCTGCCGGCCGACACAGGCTTCGAGCTGGCTGAGCGGCATCTCGGCCTGCGCCAGGCCGGCGAAATCGAAGACCTCGACGCGCGCCTGGACCGGGCCGCCGATGCGCTTGACGGTCAGGCCATCACCAGGCTGCCACCTGCCACGACCTTCAGCGCCCCGCCCGCAAACCCGTTGCCTCATGATCTGGCCGGTCATCGCATCGCCATCGCCCGGGATACCGCTTTCGCTTTCATCTATCCGGCCAATCTCGACCTGTTGCGCGCGCTGGGCGCCGAACTGCTGTTCTTCTCGCCGCTGGCCGATGAATCCGTACCGGCCGATGCCGATGCGCTGTATCTGCCCGGGGGTTATCCCGAGCTGCACGCCACCGTCCTGGCGACGAACAACTGCAGCGCGACCTCGATCCGTGCTTTCGTCGCCAGCGGCAAACCGGTGCTGGCCGAGTGCGGCGGCATGCTTTATCTGCTCGAGGAGCTGCAGGATCTGCAAGGGCGCCATCACCCCATGCTGGGGCTGCTGCCGGGCAAAGCCGTGATGCAGAACCGCCTCGCGGCCCTCGGGCTGCAGCAGCTGGATACGGCCCTGGGTCCGCTGCGGGGGCATTGCTTCCACTACTCCCGCATCAGCACGCCGCTCCCGCCCTGGTGCCAGGCCCGGCACGCCAGCCGCAATCGTGACGGCGAGGCCGTATATCGACATGGCGCGATCACGGCCAGTTACATGCACGGCTATTGGCCGTCCAATCCTCAACTGATGACAGCGATTTTCCATGGCCGAGCCTTTTAG
- the cobO gene encoding cob(I)yrinic acid a,c-diamide adenosyltransferase, with amino-acid sequence MKIDPAAHQKMVEKRQEGHQKKQAAATREKGLLIVHTGTGKGKSTAAFGMAVRVLGHGMRLGVVQFIKGALHTAERDFLGSVAECDFVTMGDGYTWNTQDREADIATARKAWAEAERMIRSGDYQMVILDELNTVLKYAYLPLDEVLAVIGARDPMLHVVVTGRHAPEALLEAADLATEMRVIKHPYREQGIKAQQGVEF; translated from the coding sequence ATGAAAATCGACCCCGCCGCCCATCAGAAAATGGTCGAAAAACGCCAGGAAGGCCACCAGAAGAAACAGGCGGCAGCCACCCGCGAAAAAGGTCTGCTGATCGTCCATACCGGCACGGGCAAGGGCAAGTCCACGGCCGCCTTCGGCATGGCCGTCCGCGTGCTGGGACATGGCATGCGCCTGGGCGTGGTGCAATTCATCAAGGGTGCCCTGCATACCGCCGAGCGCGATTTTCTGGGCAGCGTCGCCGAATGCGACTTCGTCACCATGGGTGACGGCTATACCTGGAACACCCAGGACCGCGAGGCCGATATCGCCACCGCGCGCAAAGCCTGGGCCGAGGCGGAGCGGATGATACGCAGCGGGGATTACCAGATGGTGATACTCGATGAGTTGAACACCGTGCTGAAATACGCATATCTGCCACTGGACGAGGTGCTGGCCGTGATCGGGGCACGTGATCCCATGCTGCATGTCGTCGTCACTGGCCGCCATGCCCCCGAGGCCTTGCTGGAGGCTGCCGACCTGGCCACCGAGATGCGCGTCATCAAGCACCCTTATCGCGAGCAAGGCATCAAGGCCCAGCAAGGCGTCGAATTCTGA
- a CDS encoding cobalamin biosynthesis protein, with amino-acid sequence MSPVEATAVAVSHDKGRGHRHGGGPSAEKMERPLVAGIGFRSGVDAMTIVRALHYALGQFSLEQLTVLATLDRKAASPALQSVCRQHGLDLRAISTGQLQTFSTAGLSASAASRHLGLPGVAEPCALIAAGPGGRLVRAKCSLDGVSVALALAAAPRAVTLP; translated from the coding sequence ATGTCTCCCGTCGAAGCCACCGCCGTCGCTGTATCGCATGACAAGGGCCGGGGCCACCGGCATGGTGGCGGGCCGTCTGCGGAAAAGATGGAACGCCCGCTGGTGGCAGGTATCGGCTTCCGGTCCGGCGTCGATGCGATGACCATCGTGCGCGCCCTGCACTATGCCCTGGGCCAGTTTTCGCTCGAGCAGCTGACGGTGCTCGCCACCCTCGATCGCAAGGCCGCCTCGCCCGCATTGCAAAGCGTTTGCCGGCAGCACGGCCTGGATCTGCGGGCCATTTCGACAGGGCAGCTGCAGACCTTCTCGACCGCCGGTCTGAGTGCATCGGCCGCCAGCCGGCATCTGGGATTGCCTGGGGTTGCCGAGCCCTGCGCGCTGATCGCTGCCGGGCCGGGAGGCCGGCTGGTGCGGGCCAAGTGCTCGCTGGACGGCGTCAGCGTCGCCTTGGCCCTGGCCGCAGCACCCCGCGCAGTGACTTTGCCGTGA
- a CDS encoding SDR family oxidoreductase, producing the protein MDTKTFLITGAGSGFGREVALRLAASGDHRVIAGVEIVAQIQGLREEARARGLQLQVEKLDVTDEADRQRARHWDVDVLLNNAGIAEGGSSLDIPADNLRRQFEVNVFGPLLLSQIVARRMMARRSGRIVFMSSVAGLTVDPFTGAYSGSKHAVEAFAEALRSELAEFGVEVATVNPGPFLTGFNDRMFETWRHWQDDPAQRVFNYEKLAFPHRQYDPEPVFETTLQVLLASDPPGRSVIPAALVDQVRKQQTESWTRKVSEGLGEQPELVRAAYELTPETPAEK; encoded by the coding sequence ATGGACACGAAGACTTTTCTGATCACCGGCGCAGGCAGCGGCTTTGGTCGCGAGGTAGCCTTGCGACTGGCCGCCAGCGGCGACCATCGAGTCATTGCCGGGGTTGAGATCGTGGCTCAGATACAGGGCTTGAGGGAGGAGGCCAGAGCACGCGGACTGCAGCTGCAGGTGGAAAAACTGGATGTGACGGACGAGGCGGACCGCCAGCGGGCCAGGCACTGGGACGTCGACGTGCTGCTGAACAATGCCGGCATTGCCGAGGGCGGGTCCAGCCTGGATATTCCGGCCGACAACCTGCGCCGCCAGTTCGAAGTGAATGTCTTCGGCCCCTTGCTGCTGAGCCAGATCGTCGCCCGCCGGATGATGGCCCGCCGCAGTGGTCGCATCGTGTTTATGTCTTCGGTGGCAGGCCTGACCGTGGACCCGTTCACCGGCGCCTACTCCGGATCCAAACATGCCGTGGAGGCCTTCGCCGAAGCCTTGCGGTCCGAGCTGGCGGAATTCGGCGTCGAAGTGGCCACCGTCAACCCCGGCCCCTTCCTGACCGGCTTCAACGACCGCATGTTCGAGACCTGGCGCCATTGGCAGGACGACCCGGCACAGCGGGTCTTCAATTACGAAAAGCTGGCTTTTCCGCATCGCCAATATGATCCGGAGCCGGTGTTCGAGACCACCTTGCAGGTCCTGCTGGCATCCGATCCGCCTGGTCGCAGCGTCATTCCCGCCGCCTTGGTCGATCAGGTCCGCAAACAGCAGACCGAGAGCTGGACCCGCAAGGTTTCGGAGGGTCTGGGCGAGCAGCCCGAACTGGTTCGCGCCGCCTATGAGCTGACGCCGGAAACTCCAGCGGAGAAATAA